The following coding sequences are from one Egicoccus sp. AB-alg6-2 window:
- the whiG gene encoding RNA polymerase sigma factor WhiG — translation MPWPTPVPERADLHATVSRMGGQPGKARTMGTGRGVDGDVQALWERYREAPDPGIRERLILHYSPLVKYVAGRVAVGMPASVDHADLVSYGIFGLLDAIEKFDVTKGFKFETYAITRIRGAIIDELRSVDWVPRSVRSKARRIETAMQALESELHRSPSEEELAAHLEISVEELQQTLLRISMTSVAALDEALDVGEGDRISLVDTLQDLSAAQPEDSYEDVETKQLLRQAITRLSNREQTVLGLYYFEGMTLAQVGDVLGVTESRVCQIHTKAVLSLRTKLLDRSGHN, via the coding sequence ATGCCATGGCCCACCCCCGTGCCCGAACGGGCCGATCTTCACGCGACGGTCAGTAGGATGGGCGGCCAGCCGGGGAAGGCTCGCACGATGGGGACGGGGCGTGGGGTCGACGGCGACGTGCAGGCGCTGTGGGAGCGCTATCGCGAAGCGCCGGATCCAGGCATCCGCGAACGGCTGATCCTGCACTACTCGCCGTTGGTGAAGTACGTCGCCGGGCGTGTCGCGGTCGGTATGCCGGCCAGCGTCGACCATGCCGACCTCGTCTCGTACGGCATCTTCGGGTTGCTCGATGCGATCGAGAAGTTCGACGTCACGAAGGGCTTCAAGTTCGAGACCTACGCGATCACGCGTATCCGCGGCGCCATCATCGACGAGTTGCGTTCGGTGGACTGGGTGCCGCGGTCGGTGCGGTCGAAGGCGCGTCGCATCGAGACGGCCATGCAGGCGCTGGAGTCGGAGCTGCACCGCAGCCCCTCGGAGGAGGAGTTGGCCGCACACCTCGAGATCAGTGTCGAGGAGCTGCAGCAGACCCTGCTGCGCATCTCGATGACCTCGGTCGCGGCGCTCGACGAGGCGCTCGACGTCGGGGAGGGCGATCGCATCTCGCTGGTCGACACCCTGCAGGACCTCTCGGCGGCCCAGCCGGAGGATTCCTACGAGGACGTCGAGACCAAGCAACTGCTTCGCCAGGCGATCACCCGGCTGAGCAACCGCGAGCAGACCGTGCTCGGCCTGTACTACTTCGAGGGCATGACGCTCGCGCAGGTCGGTGACGTGCTCGGCGTGACCGAGTCGCGGGTGTGCCAGATCCACACCAAGGCGGTGCTCTCGCTGCGCACGAAGCTGTTGGACCGCAGCGGCCACAACTGA
- a CDS encoding site-specific tyrosine recombinase XerD, with protein MFVDHLELERGRGEHTVDAYRRDARDLARTCTGWGLRHPGEVELLTLRRYLATSSERGYARSTIARRASVVRSLFALLKRRDVIAVDPASLLASPKQGRHLPRVLRTDEVDRLLDAPDPGTPVGLRDRALLELLYASGARVGEACGLDVGAVDLPQAQVRLYGKGDKERIAPIGEPAVDALRAYLATARPALAGERAEDALLLNGRGGRLGTRDARSAVERAATAAGVGHVTPHTLRHSFATHLLESGADIRVVQELLGHASLATTQRYTHLSRGRLREVHAMAHPRARTGRSSRDGQ; from the coding sequence TCGAGCTCGAGCGCGGCCGGGGCGAGCACACCGTTGATGCCTACCGACGCGACGCGCGCGACCTCGCGCGAACCTGCACGGGGTGGGGCCTCCGGCATCCGGGCGAGGTCGAGCTGCTGACGCTGCGGCGCTACCTCGCGACGTCCAGCGAACGCGGCTACGCCCGCTCGACGATCGCGCGTCGTGCCAGCGTCGTGCGAAGCCTGTTCGCCCTGCTCAAGCGTCGTGACGTGATCGCGGTGGACCCCGCCTCGTTGCTCGCGTCCCCGAAGCAGGGCCGCCACCTGCCCCGCGTGCTCCGCACGGACGAGGTGGATCGCCTCCTCGACGCGCCCGACCCGGGAACGCCGGTCGGGCTGCGTGACCGCGCCCTGCTCGAGCTGCTCTATGCGAGCGGTGCCCGCGTCGGCGAGGCGTGCGGCCTGGACGTCGGCGCGGTCGACCTGCCCCAGGCCCAGGTCCGCCTGTACGGCAAGGGTGACAAGGAACGCATCGCCCCGATCGGCGAACCGGCGGTCGACGCCCTCCGTGCCTATCTCGCCACGGCCCGCCCCGCCCTGGCGGGCGAGCGCGCCGAGGATGCGTTGCTGCTCAACGGTCGCGGTGGCCGGCTCGGAACCCGGGACGCACGCAGCGCTGTCGAACGGGCGGCGACCGCGGCCGGTGTCGGCCACGTCACGCCGCACACGCTGCGACATTCGTTCGCCACGCACCTGCTCGAGAGCGGCGCCGACATCCGCGTGGTGCAGGAGTTGCTCGGCCATGCCTCACTGGCCACGACCCAGCGCTACACCCACCTCTCCCGTGGCCGGTTGCGTGAGGTCCATGCCATGGCCCACCCCCGTGCCCGAACGGGCCGATCTTCACGCGACGGTCAGTAG